Proteins encoded in a region of the Labeo rohita strain BAU-BD-2019 chromosome 22, IGBB_LRoh.1.0, whole genome shotgun sequence genome:
- the LOC127153852 gene encoding uncharacterized protein LOC127153852 isoform X2 gives MDNLRLLIWCIFVVTGVFSVVKNRVTVSVSVMEGDSITLYSDVTTTQQEEILWYFNDTRIAVITGDLSRICTDVQCNEGNERFRDRLYLENQTGSLTIMNINTADTGLYQLKIFSSNSSISEKTFSIMVLDAPDAELGKGKTISAMEGEYVTLDPDVIRNPNDVMTWYFNDTFIAEITGDQSKICTEDQCRERFRDRLKLDHQTGSLIITNTRTTDSGDYKVLIISRIVQHSISITSLKIFIVTVIECFPPVSALVRFRSVFSCCSRNMCLWCSVVCCDCSCWCDLLLQASSSRTK, from the exons gtgttttcagtgttgttaaaaacagagtgacagtgtcagtgtcagtgatggagggagattcaatTACTCTATACAGTGATGTTACAACTACACAACAAGAAGAGATTTTATGGTATTTTAATGACACCCGCATCGCAGTAATCACTGGAGATCTCAGCAGGATCTGTACAGATGTTCAGTGTAATGAAGGtaatgagagattcagagacagactgtaTCTAGAGAACCAAACTGGGTCTCTGACCATCATGAACATCAACACTGCAGACACTGGACTTTATCAACTCAAGATCTtcagcagcaacagcagcatcAGTGAGAAGACCTTCAGTATTATGGTTCTTG ATGCTCCTGATGCAGAACTGGGTAAAGGGAAGACAATATCGGCGATGGAGGGAGAATATGTTACTTTAGATCCTGATGTCATAAGAAACCCAAATGATGTGATGACGTGGTATTTTAATGACACTTTCATTGCTGAAATCACTGGAGATCAGAGTAAGATCTGTACAGAAGATCAGTGTAgagagagattcagagacagactgaagctggatcatcagactggatctctgatcatcacaaacaccagaaccacagactctggagatTATAAAGTTCTGATCATCAGCCGCATCGTTCAACACAGTATCAGCATCACCAGCTTGAAAATATTCATTGTCACTGTAATTG AATGCTTCCCTCCTGTATCAGCTTTGGTCAG ATTCAGGTCTGTCTTTAGCTGCTGTAGCAGGAATATGTGTTTGTggtgttctgttgtttgttGTGACTGCAGCTGCTGGTGTGATTTACTATTGCAAGCGTCGTCAAGCAGGACAAAATG A
- the LOC127153852 gene encoding uncharacterized protein LOC127153852 isoform X1 has protein sequence MDNLRLLIWCIFVVTGVFSVVKNRVTVSVSVMEGDSITLYSDVTTTQQEEILWYFNDTRIAVITGDLSRICTDVQCNEGNERFRDRLYLENQTGSLTIMNINTADTGLYQLKIFSSNSSISEKTFSIMVLDAPDAELGKGKTISAMEGEYVTLDPDVIRNPNDVMTWYFNDTFIAEITGDQSKICTEDQCRERFRDRLKLDHQTGSLIITNTRTTDSGDYKVLIISRIVQHSISITSLKIFIVTVIDSGLSLAAVAGICVCGVLLFVVTAAAGVIYYCKRRQAGQNDITTQSRDRSGPQELSPNLSAPMLRSPEGSETEAASETSM, from the exons gtgttttcagtgttgttaaaaacagagtgacagtgtcagtgtcagtgatggagggagattcaatTACTCTATACAGTGATGTTACAACTACACAACAAGAAGAGATTTTATGGTATTTTAATGACACCCGCATCGCAGTAATCACTGGAGATCTCAGCAGGATCTGTACAGATGTTCAGTGTAATGAAGGtaatgagagattcagagacagactgtaTCTAGAGAACCAAACTGGGTCTCTGACCATCATGAACATCAACACTGCAGACACTGGACTTTATCAACTCAAGATCTtcagcagcaacagcagcatcAGTGAGAAGACCTTCAGTATTATGGTTCTTG ATGCTCCTGATGCAGAACTGGGTAAAGGGAAGACAATATCGGCGATGGAGGGAGAATATGTTACTTTAGATCCTGATGTCATAAGAAACCCAAATGATGTGATGACGTGGTATTTTAATGACACTTTCATTGCTGAAATCACTGGAGATCAGAGTAAGATCTGTACAGAAGATCAGTGTAgagagagattcagagacagactgaagctggatcatcagactggatctctgatcatcacaaacaccagaaccacagactctggagatTATAAAGTTCTGATCATCAGCCGCATCGTTCAACACAGTATCAGCATCACCAGCTTGAAAATATTCATTGTCACTGTAATTG ATTCAGGTCTGTCTTTAGCTGCTGTAGCAGGAATATGTGTTTGTggtgttctgttgtttgttGTGACTGCAGCTGCTGGTGTGATTTACTATTGCAAGCGTCGTCAAGCAGGACAAAATG ACATCACGACACAATCCAGAGATCGG TCGGGTCCCCAAGAGTTGTCCCCTAATCTGTCTGCCCCTATGTTGAGGTCCCCTGAGGGGAGTGAGACTGAGGCTGCCAGTGAGACATCAATGTAA